In uncultured Trichococcus sp., one DNA window encodes the following:
- the nrdE gene encoding class 1b ribonucleoside-diphosphate reductase subunit alpha, translating to MDSPKLVTKTDDVTYYKLNNEINRPIDNAIPLHKDKEAVRAYFLEHVNPNTVFFYTLDEKLNYLIEQDYIEKEFLEKYPLDFIKKLMQDTYNKKFRFKSFMAAYKFYTQYALKTNDGKRYLERYEDRIVFNALFLADGNQDLAIDLAEEMIHQRYQPATPTFLNAGRKRRGELVSCFLIQTTDDMNSIGRTINSALQLSRIGGGVGVNLSNVRAAGDPIKKIENASSGVVPIMKLLEDSFSYSNQLGQRNGAGAVYLSVFHPDIVAFLSTKKENADEKIRVKTLSLGLVIPDKFYELAAKDDQMYLFSPYDVERIYGKPFSYVDITAEYENLVNNPEISKSKIRARDLENEISKLQQESGYPYIINIDTANRTNPVDGTIVMSNLCSEILQVQQPSLLNDKQEYEVLGTDISCNLGSTNIPNLMKSPDFGKSVETMVRALTYVTDHSSIEAVPTIKNGNDQAHTIGLGGMGLHTMFATNQMHYGSPESIEFTDVYFMLLNYYTLAASNKIAKERGESFVNFDKSTYCTGEYFDAYTDSDVVFQSDKVKQIFEGIKVPTKEDWLQLKQAIHESGLYHQNRLAIAPTGSISYVNETSASLHPITRLIEERQEKKTGKTYYPAPQLSNETMPYYRSAYDIDMRRVIDIYVAAQKHIDQGMSLTLFMRSELPEGMYEWKEGRTNKMTTRDLNILRNYAWKKGAKSIYYVRTFTENNDEIGANACESCTI from the coding sequence TTGGATAGTCCAAAATTAGTAACCAAAACAGATGATGTAACCTATTATAAATTGAACAACGAAATCAATCGTCCGATTGATAACGCCATCCCTCTGCATAAGGATAAGGAAGCCGTCCGGGCGTATTTCCTGGAGCATGTGAATCCAAACACGGTTTTTTTCTATACGTTGGATGAAAAATTGAATTATTTGATCGAACAGGATTACATCGAAAAAGAATTCCTGGAGAAATATCCGCTTGATTTCATCAAAAAGTTGATGCAGGATACGTACAACAAGAAGTTCCGTTTCAAGTCGTTCATGGCGGCCTACAAGTTCTATACCCAATACGCGCTGAAGACGAACGACGGCAAACGTTATTTGGAACGTTACGAAGACCGGATCGTCTTCAATGCCCTCTTTTTGGCTGACGGGAACCAAGATTTGGCGATCGACCTTGCGGAAGAGATGATCCATCAACGCTACCAACCGGCGACACCGACCTTTTTGAACGCCGGCAGAAAACGCCGCGGGGAATTGGTGTCGTGCTTCCTGATCCAAACAACGGATGACATGAACAGCATCGGCCGCACAATCAACAGTGCCCTACAACTGTCCCGCATCGGCGGAGGCGTCGGCGTGAACTTGTCGAACGTCCGGGCGGCGGGCGATCCGATCAAAAAGATCGAGAATGCATCGAGCGGCGTCGTGCCGATCATGAAGCTTCTCGAGGACAGTTTCAGCTATTCCAACCAGTTGGGCCAGCGAAACGGGGCTGGCGCGGTGTACTTGAGCGTATTCCATCCGGATATCGTGGCCTTCCTTTCCACTAAAAAAGAGAATGCCGATGAAAAGATCCGCGTGAAGACACTATCGCTGGGGCTGGTCATTCCGGATAAGTTCTATGAACTGGCGGCGAAGGACGATCAGATGTATCTGTTCAGCCCTTATGATGTGGAGCGGATCTACGGCAAACCGTTCTCCTATGTCGACATCACCGCTGAATACGAGAATCTGGTCAACAATCCGGAAATCTCCAAATCGAAGATCCGCGCCCGCGACCTCGAGAACGAAATCAGCAAACTCCAGCAGGAATCCGGTTACCCGTACATAATCAACATCGATACCGCCAACCGCACGAATCCGGTGGATGGAACGATTGTCATGAGCAACCTGTGCTCGGAAATTTTGCAGGTGCAACAACCATCTTTGCTGAATGACAAGCAGGAATATGAAGTGCTCGGAACGGACATCAGCTGCAACTTGGGTTCAACGAACATCCCGAACCTGATGAAATCGCCTGATTTCGGAAAATCGGTCGAAACGATGGTCCGCGCTTTGACATACGTAACCGACCATTCGAGCATCGAAGCAGTCCCTACAATCAAAAACGGAAACGATCAAGCGCACACAATCGGCTTGGGCGGCATGGGCCTGCACACGATGTTCGCGACCAATCAGATGCATTACGGTTCGCCGGAATCCATCGAATTCACGGACGTCTACTTTATGCTTTTGAATTACTACACATTGGCAGCCAGCAACAAAATCGCCAAGGAACGCGGAGAATCATTCGTCAATTTCGACAAATCCACCTACTGCACGGGCGAATATTTTGATGCCTACACCGATTCCGACGTCGTTTTCCAATCCGATAAAGTGAAACAAATTTTTGAGGGCATCAAAGTCCCTACGAAAGAAGATTGGTTGCAGTTGAAGCAAGCAATCCATGAATCCGGCTTATATCACCAAAACCGTTTGGCGATCGCGCCGACAGGTTCGATCAGTTACGTAAACGAAACGAGCGCGAGCCTTCACCCGATCACGCGTCTCATCGAAGAACGTCAAGAGAAGAAAACCGGCAAGACTTATTATCCGGCTCCGCAGCTTTCCAACGAAACGATGCCTTATTATCGTTCGGCCTATGATATTGATATGCGCCGTGTCATCGATATTTATGTCGCTGCCCAAAAGCACATCGACCAAGGCATGAGCCTGACGTTGTTCATGCGCTCCGAATTGCCGGAAGGCATGTACGAATGGAAAGAAGGGCGCACCAATAAAATGACGACACGCGACCTGAACATCCTGCGCAATTACGCCTGGAAAAAAGGCGCAAAATCGATTTATTATGTGCGTACATTTACGGAAAACAACGACGAAATCGGAGCGAACGCCTGCGAATCATGCACCATCTGA
- a CDS encoding alpha/beta hydrolase, with product MRGKTLRTGKGKLYYQVGGKGDALLLLHGNGESSDIFAKQFPFFTKHFTVYALDTRGHGRSDLGVQRLTFKQIAADILALLEKEQIQRIHVLGFSDGGNLGLYLAAHHPERISSLVAMGANYEADGLTDACNEETLERYKELLALPDSDPEKIQRLCIHNLMLEELDLSAEDLRRIQTPTLLVAGEFDLIRDDQTEAMHRLIPGSRKCIVPGGSHSFFVDDPKVLERLSKKFYSSL from the coding sequence ATGAGAGGAAAGACATTGAGGACCGGTAAAGGCAAGCTCTATTATCAGGTAGGGGGGAAGGGTGATGCGCTGCTTCTGCTGCACGGAAACGGCGAGAGTTCGGACATCTTCGCTAAGCAGTTCCCCTTTTTCACGAAACACTTCACGGTCTATGCGCTTGATACGCGAGGCCACGGCCGATCGGATCTGGGAGTGCAAAGGTTGACATTCAAACAGATAGCCGCTGATATCCTAGCATTGCTTGAAAAGGAACAGATTCAGCGGATCCATGTGCTCGGGTTCAGTGATGGCGGCAATCTGGGCTTGTATTTAGCGGCTCACCATCCGGAGCGGATATCTTCTTTGGTAGCGATGGGGGCGAATTACGAAGCGGATGGTCTGACCGATGCCTGCAATGAGGAAACGTTGGAACGATACAAGGAGCTGCTCGCGTTGCCGGATTCCGATCCGGAAAAAATCCAGCGACTGTGCATCCATAATCTGATGCTGGAGGAACTGGACCTTTCTGCCGAGGACCTGCGCCGTATCCAAACGCCGACTTTGCTGGTGGCGGGTGAATTCGATCTGATCCGTGACGACCAAACGGAGGCGATGCACCGCTTGATTCCCGGTTCGCGGAAATGCATCGTGCCCGGTGGAAGCCATAGCTTTTTCGTGGATGATCCGAAAGTGCTGGAACGGCTTTCGAAAAAATTCTATTCAAGTTTGTGA
- a CDS encoding Cof-type HAD-IIB family hydrolase — MIELIVSDMDGTLLNDKMEVSQSNVSAINEANRLGIKFMVATGRGYTEAVPALKEVGIDCPMITLNGGQVFDEDGQLVENLGIDKTTTRHILEDVKKYGLYCELMTSKGIFSDDKVRRIEATTSLLHETNPETTFKMALVLAVARLELMHVNYVDNFKDVLDDNAQQVLKILVFSDSGQSELDPIRTKLTEDSRLVVTSSFRNNIEINHVEAQKGIALAKFAKKRGIPLENVMAIGDNFNDVSMLKVAGASFAVANAEDGVKEFAKHLTSKNSENGVAEAIMRCINENL; from the coding sequence ATGATTGAACTGATCGTCTCGGATATGGACGGCACCTTATTGAACGATAAGATGGAAGTCTCTCAATCGAACGTGAGCGCCATCAATGAAGCAAATAGATTAGGCATCAAATTTATGGTTGCTACCGGCAGAGGGTATACCGAAGCTGTTCCGGCTCTTAAGGAAGTCGGCATCGACTGCCCCATGATCACGCTGAACGGCGGGCAAGTATTTGACGAAGACGGACAACTGGTCGAAAACCTAGGGATCGACAAAACAACCACACGCCACATTTTGGAAGATGTGAAAAAATACGGACTCTATTGCGAACTCATGACATCCAAAGGCATATTTTCGGATGACAAAGTGCGCCGGATCGAGGCGACTACTTCGCTGCTGCATGAAACAAACCCAGAAACGACCTTCAAGATGGCGCTTGTTCTGGCGGTCGCCCGTTTGGAACTGATGCACGTAAACTACGTCGACAACTTCAAGGACGTTCTGGATGACAATGCCCAGCAAGTCCTGAAAATCCTCGTATTCAGCGATTCCGGACAAAGCGAACTGGATCCGATCCGGACAAAGTTGACCGAGGACAGCCGGTTGGTCGTGACCTCCTCCTTCCGAAACAACATCGAAATCAATCATGTCGAAGCCCAAAAAGGCATCGCCTTGGCTAAATTCGCCAAAAAAAGAGGCATTCCATTGGAGAATGTCATGGCTATCGGGGATAATTTCAATGATGTCTCCATGCTGAAGGTAGCAGGCGCCAGCTTCGCAGTGGCCAACGCTGAAGACGGGGTCAAGGAATTCGCGAAGCACCTCACCTCCAAAAACTCGGAAAACGGCGTTGCCGAAGCCATCATGCGCTGCATCAACGAAAATTTATGA
- the nrdF gene encoding class 1b ribonucleoside-diphosphate reductase subunit beta, producing the protein MANKPYIAINWNSIEDMLDKLTWEKLTEQFWLDTRIPLSNDLDDWRTLSKAEQDMLGKVFGGLTLLDTLQSQDGIAAMKEDMRTQHEEAVLNNIQFMESVHAKSYSSIFSTLNTKAEIEDIFNWTNSNEFIQRKASLINDIYKTGNQLEKKAASVLLESFLFYSGFYAPLWYLGNNKLPNVAEIIKLILRDESVHGTYIGYKFQIAYNQLSEAEQEEVKNWVYMLTYELYNNEVKYTQYIYDELGWTERVKVFIRYNANKALQNLGFDPLFPDTADDVNPIVMNGISTGTSNHDFFSQVGNGYLLGAVEAMEDEDYVKWID; encoded by the coding sequence ATGGCAAATAAGCCTTATATAGCAATCAACTGGAACAGCATCGAAGACATGCTGGACAAGTTGACATGGGAAAAACTGACGGAGCAATTTTGGCTGGATACGCGGATTCCGTTGTCCAATGACTTGGACGACTGGCGCACGCTCAGCAAAGCCGAGCAGGATATGTTGGGGAAAGTGTTCGGCGGATTGACGCTGCTGGACACGCTGCAGTCGCAGGACGGCATTGCAGCCATGAAAGAGGATATGCGTACGCAACACGAGGAAGCGGTATTGAACAATATCCAGTTCATGGAATCTGTGCATGCGAAAAGCTATTCATCAATCTTCAGTACCTTGAACACGAAGGCTGAAATCGAGGATATCTTCAACTGGACCAACAGCAACGAATTCATCCAGCGCAAAGCCAGTCTGATCAACGACATCTACAAGACCGGCAATCAGCTGGAAAAGAAAGCCGCCAGCGTACTGCTGGAGTCTTTCCTGTTCTATTCGGGATTCTACGCACCGCTTTGGTATCTCGGCAACAACAAATTGCCGAACGTGGCGGAAATCATCAAACTGATCCTACGCGACGAATCGGTCCACGGCACCTATATCGGCTACAAATTCCAGATCGCCTACAACCAACTGTCCGAAGCGGAACAGGAAGAAGTAAAGAATTGGGTCTATATGCTGACGTATGAACTGTACAACAATGAAGTGAAATACACGCAATACATCTACGACGAGCTGGGCTGGACGGAGCGCGTCAAAGTGTTCATCCGCTACAACGCGAACAAAGCCTTGCAGAATCTGGGCTTCGATCCGTTGTTCCCGGACACGGCCGATGATGTGAATCCGATCGTCATGAACGGCATCTCGACCGGAACCAGCAACCACGACTTCTTCTCGCAAGTCGGCAACGGCTACCTGTTGGGGGCCGTCGAGGCGATGGAAGACGAAGATTACGTCAAATGGATTGACTAA
- the nrdI gene encoding class Ib ribonucleoside-diphosphate reductase assembly flavoprotein NrdI, whose protein sequence is MKVVFMSLTGQTRKFVNKLGLETIELTAGNAFRTIEDPFIIVTPTYDKEVTDILVDFIETDQNRAYFKGVAGGGNLNFGKLFGFTAKDLARDYGVPLLHLFEFQGNENDIQILKEKVTELG, encoded by the coding sequence ATGAAGGTAGTGTTTATGTCGCTGACCGGCCAAACAAGGAAGTTCGTGAATAAACTGGGCCTTGAAACCATCGAGTTGACGGCCGGCAATGCCTTCCGGACGATTGAGGATCCGTTCATCATCGTGACCCCGACCTATGATAAAGAGGTGACGGATATTCTGGTCGACTTCATCGAGACCGACCAGAACCGCGCCTACTTCAAAGGAGTGGCAGGTGGTGGGAACCTGAATTTCGGTAAGCTTTTCGGTTTTACCGCAAAAGACTTGGCACGCGACTATGGCGTCCCGCTGCTGCACTTGTTTGAGTTTCAAGGGAACGAGAACGACATTCAGATTTTGAAAGAGAAGGTGACGGAACTTGGATAG
- a CDS encoding ABC transporter permease subunit: MKKRSNAFSSFLIVILSVILLLPLFVTLLNSLFRDLSNIIPEGFTFEFYTGIFAGTGGMAGAIGRSLLIAIIPTLVLLLLLLSAMYVVQIHYPKGDKYLDLLSKIPYGIQGVILAVSIISLYASSGTFLSNRIFLLSCAYGIVILPYMYQGIKNALTTLEVMPILEAAETLGASKLYAYFRIIVPSVLKGLVATILLSIGILFSDFVLVNIIAGSYYETTSIFLDKTRSVSGHAASAISVVIFCIMLILTNLAGYLGSKESKKAKTNAKIE; the protein is encoded by the coding sequence GTGAAGAAACGAAGCAATGCCTTTTCTTCATTCCTGATCGTGATCCTTTCCGTGATTTTGCTGTTGCCTCTGTTTGTGACGCTGCTGAATTCTTTGTTCAGGGATTTGAGCAACATCATCCCTGAAGGCTTCACTTTTGAATTCTATACCGGCATTTTTGCTGGAACAGGCGGGATGGCTGGCGCGATAGGCAGGTCTTTGTTGATTGCGATCATTCCGACACTGGTTCTGTTGCTGCTCCTTTTGTCGGCGATGTATGTCGTACAGATCCATTACCCGAAAGGCGACAAATATTTGGATCTGTTGTCAAAAATACCGTACGGCATCCAAGGGGTCATACTCGCGGTTTCGATCATTTCGCTCTATGCCTCTTCCGGCACCTTTCTGTCGAACCGCATTTTTTTGTTGAGCTGTGCCTACGGGATAGTCATCCTGCCCTACATGTACCAAGGCATAAAAAATGCGTTGACCACATTGGAAGTCATGCCGATTCTGGAGGCTGCGGAAACGCTGGGAGCCAGTAAGCTGTACGCCTATTTCCGAATCATCGTACCCAGCGTATTGAAAGGTTTGGTTGCGACGATTCTGCTCTCGATAGGCATCCTGTTCAGCGATTTCGTATTGGTGAACATCATTGCGGGCAGTTATTATGAAACAACCAGCATCTTCCTGGATAAAACCAGAAGCGTTTCGGGGCATGCGGCCAGCGCGATTTCCGTAGTCATCTTCTGCATCATGCTGATATTGACGAACTTGGCGGGTTATCTCGGATCGAAAGAGTCCAAAAAAGCAAAAACGAACGCTAAAATCGAGTAG
- a CDS encoding ABC transporter permease subunit, producing MLQNEKRKYLILLMPFALLILLFELMPLANIFVNSFLEPGTRSITLANFTTIFTSEYYLMSIKNSLFVSLLSAFIGIALALLGAYAIHTAGDSMKKFYITTLNMTSNFQGIVLAFAFILLLGNSGILTTLGEKWNLVGLNNYDLYTTSGILITFIYFQIPLATLLLYPSFDGIKTEYKEAASLMNATTWQFWSKIGLPLVLPSIFGTFSVLFSNALAAYATPYALLGNNYALLPIRISSMFTGDVVQQVELGSALSIVMLALMSTMTVISTSLLKKFRKGV from the coding sequence ATGCTGCAGAATGAAAAACGGAAGTATCTCATATTGCTGATGCCGTTCGCGCTGCTGATCCTCTTGTTCGAATTGATGCCGTTAGCCAACATCTTCGTCAACAGTTTCCTGGAACCCGGAACTCGCAGCATTACGCTTGCCAATTTCACAACCATTTTTACGAGTGAGTATTACTTGATGTCGATCAAGAACAGCTTGTTCGTTTCCTTGCTGTCAGCATTCATCGGGATTGCGCTAGCACTCTTGGGCGCCTATGCCATCCACACTGCGGGCGACAGCATGAAAAAGTTCTACATCACGACTTTGAATATGACCTCAAACTTCCAAGGCATCGTGTTGGCTTTTGCCTTCATCCTGTTGCTGGGGAATTCAGGCATCCTGACAACCTTGGGCGAAAAATGGAATTTGGTTGGTTTGAACAACTACGATCTGTACACAACATCAGGCATCCTCATCACTTTCATATATTTCCAGATTCCCTTGGCTACCTTGTTGCTCTATCCTTCATTTGATGGCATCAAGACCGAATACAAGGAAGCGGCAAGCCTGATGAACGCGACGACTTGGCAATTCTGGTCAAAAATCGGTCTCCCGTTGGTGCTGCCGAGCATTTTCGGAACCTTTTCCGTTCTCTTTTCCAATGCGTTGGCAGCCTATGCGACACCTTATGCGCTGCTTGGGAACAATTATGCCTTATTGCCGATCCGGATTTCATCCATGTTTACGGGTGATGTCGTCCAACAGGTGGAACTGGGGAGTGCCTTGTCGATCGTGATGCTCGCATTGATGAGTACGATGACAGTGATCAGCACCAGCCTGTTAAAGAAATTCAGAAAGGGTGTGTAA
- a CDS encoding extracellular solute-binding protein: MRLSNKRLFAGLALSSMLVLSACGTEAATTDEAEVDLNALTLSEIETQAKEEGHVESVGMPDTWANWGETWEELETTYSLTHADTDMSSAEELALFKAEQNNPTKDIGDVGQSFGPVAEADGLTLAYKTSYWDDIPEWAKDDDGDWIVGYYGTLAFITNSGKVTDAPTSFADILEGDYKVTIGDVNAATQAQNAVLAAAIANGGDETNLDPGIAFFAELAEQGRLDLGDTSLARLESGEIEVGLFWDFNALNYANQVAETNPNASFEVTIPLDGTIQSGYATVINATAPNPHAAALAREYILSDEGQINLAKGYARPIRDNVELPQEVQDILLPEEQYVKAQPVSDFDAWEEAAAGLGQRWQEEVLTKVK; encoded by the coding sequence ATGAGATTGTCCAACAAAAGATTGTTTGCAGGTTTGGCCTTAAGCAGTATGCTGGTTTTGAGCGCATGCGGAACAGAGGCGGCGACAACTGATGAGGCGGAAGTCGATCTGAACGCCTTGACATTGAGTGAAATTGAAACGCAAGCCAAAGAAGAAGGCCATGTGGAATCAGTAGGGATGCCGGATACGTGGGCGAACTGGGGCGAGACTTGGGAAGAACTCGAAACGACTTATAGCTTGACACATGCAGACACGGACATGAGTTCAGCGGAAGAATTGGCTTTATTCAAGGCGGAACAGAACAATCCGACGAAGGATATCGGCGATGTCGGTCAATCGTTCGGACCTGTTGCAGAAGCGGACGGCTTGACGCTGGCTTACAAAACGTCGTATTGGGATGATATCCCTGAGTGGGCGAAAGACGATGATGGCGATTGGATCGTCGGTTATTACGGAACATTGGCTTTCATCACCAATTCTGGAAAAGTAACGGATGCCCCAACCAGCTTCGCGGATATTCTGGAAGGCGATTATAAAGTCACGATTGGTGACGTAAATGCCGCTACCCAAGCACAAAATGCGGTATTGGCTGCAGCCATCGCAAATGGCGGGGACGAAACCAACTTGGATCCGGGCATTGCTTTCTTCGCAGAGCTGGCTGAACAAGGCAGATTGGACTTGGGCGACACATCGTTGGCCCGTTTGGAATCTGGGGAAATCGAAGTCGGGCTGTTCTGGGACTTTAACGCACTGAATTATGCGAATCAAGTTGCAGAAACGAACCCGAATGCCAGTTTTGAAGTGACGATTCCGCTGGATGGAACGATCCAAAGCGGATACGCAACAGTCATCAACGCGACAGCGCCTAATCCGCATGCGGCAGCGTTAGCCCGTGAATATATCCTTTCTGATGAAGGCCAGATCAACTTGGCTAAAGGCTATGCGCGTCCTATCCGCGATAATGTTGAATTGCCGCAAGAGGTGCAGGATATCTTGCTTCCGGAAGAGCAATACGTGAAGGCGCAACCGGTCTCTGATTTTGATGCATGGGAAGAGGCTGCAGCCGGTCTGGGTCAAAGATGGCAAGAAGAAGTACTGACGAAAGTAAAATAA
- a CDS encoding ABC transporter ATP-binding protein, with protein sequence MAYIEFRNIRKSYDGENLVLKDLNLKINEGDLVTLLGPSGCGKSTLLRSLAGFESIDGGSIHINGQDVTDLPPGKRNIGMVFQQYSLFPNMNVAENIAFGLKMQKMNQSLIKEKVARIIELVDLSGKENHYPTQLSGGQKQRVALARAIVTEPKVLLLDEPLSAIDALLRKNLQKQIRRIQKALHITTIFVTHDQDEAMLMSDVIHVMASGKIEQSGTPTEIYTHPETHFVASFIGNYNLLNNADFEKLTQQKTQASQIAIRPEAIEYFKEPQLETTEHLYFKGKVVDETISGNILSYVIETDQGVALRADHLYRTFNLLDKGEQVFLKVEKRNVLEF encoded by the coding sequence ATGGCTTATATAGAATTCAGAAACATTCGAAAATCATATGACGGTGAAAATTTAGTGTTGAAAGATCTCAATCTGAAAATAAATGAGGGCGACTTGGTCACGTTATTGGGTCCGTCCGGCTGCGGGAAATCAACCTTGCTTCGTTCGCTTGCCGGTTTTGAAAGTATCGACGGGGGCAGCATCCACATCAACGGTCAGGATGTGACGGATCTGCCGCCAGGGAAAAGGAATATCGGGATGGTTTTTCAACAATACTCGCTGTTCCCAAACATGAATGTAGCCGAGAACATCGCATTCGGTTTGAAGATGCAGAAAATGAACCAGAGTTTGATCAAAGAAAAAGTAGCCCGCATCATCGAGCTCGTGGACCTGTCAGGTAAAGAGAATCATTATCCAACGCAATTGTCCGGAGGTCAAAAGCAACGGGTGGCGTTGGCACGCGCCATCGTAACCGAGCCGAAGGTCTTGTTGCTGGATGAACCCTTGTCTGCTATCGATGCGTTGCTGCGGAAGAACCTCCAAAAGCAGATCCGCCGTATCCAGAAGGCGTTGCATATCACAACGATCTTTGTCACACATGATCAGGATGAGGCGATGCTGATGTCGGACGTCATCCATGTCATGGCTTCCGGAAAAATCGAGCAGTCGGGTACACCGACTGAAATTTACACGCATCCCGAAACGCATTTTGTAGCCTCATTCATCGGAAACTACAATTTGTTGAACAACGCGGATTTTGAGAAATTGACCCAGCAAAAAACGCAGGCAAGTCAAATTGCTATCCGTCCGGAGGCCATCGAGTACTTCAAAGAGCCTCAGCTTGAGACGACTGAACATCTGTATTTCAAAGGGAAAGTGGTCGATGAAACGATCAGCGGGAATATCTTGTCCTATGTGATCGAAACGGATCAAGGCGTTGCGCTGCGGGCAGATCATCTGTACCGTACTTTCAATCTGCTCGATAAAGGCGAACAAGTCTTTCTGAAGGTCGAGAAGCGGAATGTTTTGGAGTTTTAA
- a CDS encoding uracil-DNA glycosylase has protein sequence MTKAIIHNEWQEKLEKEFEAPYYQQLRAFLKEEYLNETVYPGMQHIWEAFELTPYNKVKVVILGQDPYHGPNQAHGLSFSVQKGVKLPPSLVNIYKELQDDLGIPPAKHGDLTSWAKQGVFLLNAVLTVRGGEANSHRGKGWELLTDAVIRVLNEREEPVVFILWGNASIAKKVFIDTTKHVVITSPHPSPLSSYRGFFGSKPFSKTNEALKSFGVEPIDWRLPD, from the coding sequence ATGACTAAAGCAATTATCCATAACGAGTGGCAAGAAAAGCTGGAAAAGGAGTTCGAAGCGCCGTATTATCAGCAGCTGCGCGCCTTCCTGAAGGAAGAATATCTGAACGAGACGGTCTATCCCGGAATGCAGCATATCTGGGAAGCCTTCGAATTGACGCCGTACAACAAGGTGAAGGTGGTCATCCTCGGGCAAGACCCTTATCACGGCCCGAATCAAGCGCATGGATTGAGCTTTTCGGTGCAAAAAGGGGTTAAACTGCCGCCTTCCTTGGTCAACATCTACAAGGAACTGCAGGATGATCTCGGCATCCCGCCTGCGAAACATGGTGACTTGACATCCTGGGCGAAGCAAGGCGTCTTTCTGCTGAACGCTGTCCTGACGGTCCGTGGCGGAGAAGCGAATTCCCATCGCGGAAAAGGCTGGGAACTGTTGACTGATGCCGTCATCCGAGTGCTGAACGAGCGGGAAGAACCGGTCGTCTTCATCCTCTGGGGAAACGCGTCGATAGCCAAAAAAGTGTTCATCGACACAACGAAGCATGTCGTGATCACATCGCCGCACCCAAGCCCGCTGTCTTCCTATAGGGGGTTCTTCGGATCGAAGCCTTTTTCCAAAACAAATGAAGCGCTCAAATCTTTCGGTGTGGAGCCGATCGACTGGCGTTTGCCGGATTAA
- a CDS encoding alkaline phosphatase family protein: MDKVIFIVLDGLNAKTAHNHMGFLEHLVEKGIMAAYTVKSEMPAQSRPLYEVLQTGVPTAENGITSNRTVRRSKERSVFEIAKEHGLKTGAASYYWVSELYNHAPFQVMEDRIQLDTDSLIEHGIFYHEDHYPDSHLIADGDYLIRKKATDYTLIHSMNIDDAGHKFGADSKEYVQAAVRVDAELSQYIWRWMSEGYQIVVTSDHGMNDYHTHNGISNEDRLVPLYLFSDKVIIKDFRKEGAVVPQLEIAPFLCKLLGIPAGDRMQAIEGILMKRGSGNAAE, from the coding sequence GTGGATAAAGTAATTTTTATAGTGTTGGACGGATTGAATGCCAAGACAGCCCATAACCATATGGGCTTCTTGGAGCATCTGGTCGAAAAAGGAATAATGGCGGCTTATACAGTCAAATCGGAGATGCCTGCCCAATCAAGGCCTTTGTATGAGGTTTTGCAGACGGGAGTGCCAACTGCAGAAAATGGCATCACCTCGAATCGCACAGTCCGCCGTTCCAAAGAACGGAGCGTTTTTGAAATCGCCAAGGAACACGGGCTCAAAACCGGGGCAGCCAGTTACTACTGGGTGAGCGAGTTGTACAATCATGCACCATTTCAGGTGATGGAGGACCGGATTCAGTTGGATACGGATTCCCTCATCGAACACGGCATTTTCTATCATGAAGACCATTATCCGGACAGTCATTTGATTGCGGATGGCGATTACTTGATCCGTAAAAAGGCTACGGATTATACGCTGATCCATTCGATGAACATCGATGATGCCGGCCATAAATTCGGTGCCGACAGCAAAGAGTATGTGCAGGCGGCCGTCCGCGTGGATGCCGAACTTTCCCAGTACATCTGGAGATGGATGAGCGAAGGCTATCAGATCGTGGTCACTTCCGATCATGGGATGAATGACTATCATACCCATAATGGCATCTCGAATGAAGATCGCCTTGTTCCGCTTTATTTGTTTTCGGACAAAGTGATCATCAAGGACTTCCGCAAAGAAGGCGCAGTCGTGCCTCAGCTTGAAATAGCGCCATTTTTATGCAAGTTGCTGGGCATTCCGGCAGGGGATCGCATGCAGGCCATTGAGGGAATCCTGATGAAAAGAGGGTCAGGCAATGCTGCAGAATGA